From the genome of Brevibacterium sp. JSBI002, one region includes:
- a CDS encoding catalase produces the protein MRERPTIPGKPGARTPDFEEPTTPREPLPPKQDQGGPRPTTPTGAPSNDSREDQAQQGSWLTTAQGARLYDTDHSLKAGSRGPTLLQDHHLREKITHFDHERIPERVVHARGSAAHGTFVSYGSASGITKAAFLAPEVETEVFTRFSSVVGSRGSADSVRDTRGFATKFYTRDGVLDLVGNNIPVFFIQDAVKFPDIVHAAKPHPDREIPQAQSAHDTFWDFVSLHTEATHHTMWQMSDRGIPRSFRMMEGFGVHTFRVENAAGKTSLVKFHWKPKAGVHSLIWEEAQMVNGVDPDFHRRDLADAIEAGACPQWELGVQVFPDDPGETFEGIDLLDPTKIVPEELAPVQPLGMLTLDRNPSNFFDETEQVAFHPGHLVPGIDITNDPLLQGRLFSYLDTQLTRLGGPNFSQLPINRPRCPVNDMFRDGMHQTADHRGTAPYKPNSLDGGNPFPAEQTDDHTFVEIAHEIPASKKERRSPESFDDHYSQPRMFWLSLTPVEQQHLADAFTFELGKCYEETIREREVAVLASVDSELARMVAEGLGLEAPVAQTPPRTDIEPSPALSQVGKRWPVDGRKIGIVTGRGTDAEQVIRAYDRIAEAGMVPITIAPVGGRITSGERSVAVERTYLTVASSELDAFFFADGAGLTTEIELLITEAWRHLKFIAASGDSCTMMEKYGITADDPGVYCKDDLETALSQLQEGLSEHRAWARVEA, from the coding sequence CCGGGGCACCCAGCAACGACTCTCGGGAAGATCAGGCCCAGCAGGGCAGCTGGCTGACCACGGCTCAGGGCGCCCGGCTCTATGACACGGACCATTCGCTCAAGGCAGGATCGCGGGGACCGACCCTCCTCCAAGATCATCACCTGCGAGAGAAGATCACTCACTTCGATCACGAGCGCATCCCTGAACGAGTCGTCCACGCCCGCGGATCGGCTGCCCACGGCACCTTCGTATCCTACGGTTCCGCCTCGGGGATCACGAAGGCCGCCTTCCTCGCCCCCGAGGTGGAAACGGAGGTATTCACACGCTTCTCCTCCGTTGTCGGCTCGCGAGGGTCTGCAGATTCCGTTCGCGATACCAGGGGCTTTGCGACGAAGTTCTATACGAGGGACGGGGTGTTGGACCTCGTCGGCAACAACATCCCGGTCTTCTTCATCCAGGATGCGGTCAAGTTCCCCGACATCGTCCATGCGGCCAAACCCCACCCGGACCGTGAGATCCCGCAGGCGCAGAGCGCCCATGACACCTTCTGGGACTTCGTATCCCTGCACACCGAGGCGACCCACCACACGATGTGGCAGATGTCCGACCGCGGTATCCCACGCTCCTTCCGAATGATGGAGGGCTTCGGAGTCCACACCTTCAGGGTCGAAAATGCCGCTGGTAAGACCTCCCTGGTGAAATTCCATTGGAAGCCGAAGGCCGGAGTCCACTCGCTCATCTGGGAAGAGGCGCAGATGGTCAACGGTGTCGACCCCGACTTTCATCGCCGAGACCTCGCAGACGCCATCGAAGCCGGAGCATGCCCGCAGTGGGAACTCGGCGTCCAGGTCTTCCCCGACGACCCCGGTGAGACCTTCGAGGGAATCGATCTGCTCGACCCCACAAAGATCGTGCCCGAGGAGCTCGCACCCGTGCAGCCGCTGGGAATGCTCACACTCGACCGGAACCCCAGCAACTTCTTCGACGAGACCGAGCAGGTGGCGTTCCACCCCGGCCACCTCGTGCCCGGCATCGACATCACCAATGACCCGCTGCTGCAAGGGCGGCTGTTCTCCTATCTCGACACTCAGCTCACCCGACTGGGCGGACCGAACTTCTCGCAGCTGCCGATCAACCGTCCGCGCTGCCCGGTCAATGACATGTTCCGCGACGGCATGCACCAGACTGCCGACCATCGCGGCACCGCACCGTACAAGCCGAATTCGCTCGACGGCGGCAACCCCTTCCCTGCTGAGCAGACCGACGATCATACGTTCGTCGAAATCGCCCACGAGATTCCGGCGTCGAAGAAGGAGCGCCGTTCGCCGGAGTCCTTCGACGACCACTATTCCCAGCCGCGCATGTTCTGGCTCAGCCTCACCCCCGTCGAACAGCAGCACCTCGCCGATGCCTTCACCTTCGAGCTCGGCAAATGCTACGAGGAGACGATCCGGGAGCGCGAGGTCGCTGTGCTCGCCTCCGTGGACTCGGAGCTTGCCCGCATGGTCGCCGAGGGGCTGGGCCTCGAGGCCCCAGTGGCTCAGACGCCGCCGCGCACCGATATCGAACCGAGCCCGGCACTGTCCCAGGTGGGGAAGCGCTGGCCGGTCGACGGGCGCAAGATCGGCATCGTCACCGGCAGGGGGACCGACGCCGAGCAGGTCATCCGCGCCTACGACCGCATCGCCGAGGCGGGAATGGTCCCCATCACGATCGCTCCGGTGGGCGGACGCATCACCTCCGGCGAGCGGAGCGTCGCCGTCGAACGGACATACCTGACCGTGGCCTCGAGCGAACTCGACGCCTTCTTCTTCGCCGATGGTGCCGGACTGACCACCGAGATCGAGCTCCTGATCACGGAAGCGTGGCGTCATCTCAAGTTCATCGCCGCCAGCGGAGACTCCTGCACCATGATGGAGAAGTACGGCATCACGGCCGACGACCCCGGAGTCTACTGCAAAGATGACCTCGAAACGGCGCTCTCGCAGCTGCAGGAGGGTCTGAGCGAGCACCGAGCTTGGGCCCGGGTCGAGGCCTGA
- a CDS encoding NAD-dependent epimerase/dehydratase family protein, with protein MRVAVIGATGNVGTAVLDVLGRTSDITSVLGISRRMPDTEAEPYSGCEWRSIDIAAASSQDTAHRDLTEALTGADAVIHLAWLIQPNSDRGLLRRVNVDGTARVAAAVAAAGIPHLVVASSVGAYSPDDSMDKRDEAWPTDGIRSSHYSVDKAAQERVLDDFCADHPEITVTRLRPALIFGAPAASEIQRYFLGTWMPVQLLRAGRLPFLPLPAGLRGVQAVHSTDVARAYVASVLRRRSGAFNICADDVLHPKDLAELLDHGRHIPVPNGAVRAALSMGHSSSLVAADEGWLDMGLNVPLMDNSRARRELGWEPEYSAMDSARELLKGMADGEGAASVPLRPRDPEQPQLRTTDDTSTGHEASDAGGEHSEVDMDLLGLYLSDHLTGATAGAERIERMAADFVDTPVFAALSELAAEIRGEHLYVRHLIGELGLRRRPVAEALSWVGERVGRLKSNGSLLKRSPMTLVLEAELMRSAVIGKLGMWQTLEGNAEALGLDAEQFRGLAQKAEHQREVLDTVHSYARSRAFRRDRAVYDQASGVSPVRGD; from the coding sequence ATGAGAGTCGCAGTCATCGGAGCCACCGGCAACGTCGGCACAGCGGTCCTCGACGTGCTCGGGCGCACGTCCGACATCACCTCGGTGCTGGGAATCTCCAGACGGATGCCCGACACCGAGGCCGAACCGTATTCCGGATGCGAATGGAGATCGATCGACATCGCCGCCGCGAGCAGCCAGGACACGGCGCACCGGGATCTCACAGAAGCGCTGACCGGTGCCGACGCCGTCATCCATCTGGCCTGGCTGATCCAGCCCAACAGCGACCGGGGCCTGCTCCGACGGGTCAACGTCGACGGCACGGCCCGTGTGGCCGCAGCCGTCGCGGCGGCCGGCATTCCGCATCTCGTCGTGGCGTCCTCGGTCGGCGCCTACTCTCCCGACGACAGCATGGACAAGCGCGATGAGGCATGGCCGACCGACGGGATCCGCTCTTCCCACTACAGTGTGGACAAAGCCGCCCAGGAACGCGTGCTCGACGACTTCTGCGCCGACCACCCCGAGATCACCGTGACTCGACTGCGTCCCGCGCTCATCTTCGGTGCCCCTGCCGCCTCGGAGATCCAGCGCTATTTCCTGGGAACCTGGATGCCCGTCCAGCTGCTGCGCGCGGGCCGACTGCCGTTCCTTCCGCTGCCTGCGGGACTGCGCGGCGTCCAAGCCGTCCACTCGACCGATGTCGCCCGTGCCTATGTCGCCAGTGTCCTCCGTCGCCGTTCGGGAGCCTTCAACATCTGCGCCGATGATGTCCTCCATCCGAAGGATCTGGCCGAACTGCTCGACCACGGCAGGCACATCCCGGTGCCGAACGGCGCAGTGCGCGCGGCACTGAGCATGGGCCACAGCAGCTCACTGGTCGCCGCCGATGAAGGATGGCTGGACATGGGCCTCAACGTGCCGCTGATGGACAACAGCCGCGCGCGCCGAGAACTCGGCTGGGAGCCCGAGTACAGCGCCATGGACTCCGCGCGCGAACTGCTCAAGGGCATGGCTGACGGCGAGGGTGCCGCCTCCGTCCCGCTGCGTCCGCGCGATCCCGAGCAGCCGCAGCTGCGGACGACCGACGACACGAGCACCGGACACGAAGCATCGGATGCGGGCGGGGAGCACAGCGAGGTCGACATGGACCTCCTGGGTCTCTATCTCAGCGACCATCTCACCGGGGCCACCGCCGGGGCGGAGAGGATCGAACGGATGGCGGCCGACTTCGTCGATACGCCCGTCTTCGCGGCTCTGTCCGAGTTGGCCGCGGAGATCCGCGGAGAGCATCTTTACGTTCGGCACCTCATCGGCGAGCTCGGTCTCCGGCGCCGTCCCGTCGCCGAGGCGTTGTCGTGGGTCGGCGAACGGGTCGGCAGGCTCAAGAGCAACGGCTCGCTGCTCAAGCGCTCGCCCATGACCCTCGTGCTCGAAGCCGAGCTGATGCGCAGCGCGGTCATCGGCAAGCTGGGAATGTGGCAGACGCTTGAGGGCAACGCCGAGGCACTCGGCCTGGATGCCGAACAGTTCCGTGGGTTAGCGCAGAAGGCAGAACACCAACGCGAAGTGCTCGACACTGTACACAGCTATGCTCGGAGCCGCGCGTTCCGCCGGGATCGGGCTGTCTACGATCAGGCCTCGGGAGTCAGCCCTGTGCGGGGCGACTGA
- a CDS encoding GvpL/GvpF family gas vesicle protein encodes MNAEGDMLYVYAVVAGGDYTPAVTGIEGSALHMVGRDTGPRAVVHRHTRGPFDGPDDSVRRWVLEHSEVIDDAWQNSPALLPVSFNVIVRSDPETEATATQQLEHWLDDSAETLSRRLEELRDTSELRVELSLDGSLLEEVYAEVGDMRTEMESRPAGVRRLLEKRLEKTEKEIIDRAADRIYPEIRARIAAHCLDIEEHRSTSRESGLTPVIMASCLVRGTEITALGAELTALKKAQPALSIRFLGPWPPYSFADVSIGKEGNPNGSAPDAPTPNPQGERT; translated from the coding sequence ATGAACGCCGAGGGTGACATGCTCTACGTCTACGCCGTCGTCGCCGGCGGCGATTACACTCCTGCCGTCACGGGCATCGAGGGTTCCGCGCTCCACATGGTCGGACGCGACACGGGACCGAGGGCCGTGGTCCACCGCCACACCCGAGGCCCCTTCGACGGGCCGGACGATTCCGTACGTCGGTGGGTGCTCGAACACAGCGAAGTCATCGATGATGCTTGGCAGAACTCACCGGCCCTCCTCCCGGTCTCCTTCAACGTCATCGTCCGCTCGGACCCGGAGACCGAGGCGACGGCGACCCAACAGCTCGAACATTGGCTCGACGACTCCGCGGAGACGCTGTCGAGACGGCTCGAGGAGCTGCGCGACACCTCCGAGCTGCGCGTCGAACTGTCCCTGGACGGAAGCCTGCTCGAGGAGGTCTACGCAGAAGTCGGCGACATGAGGACGGAGATGGAGAGCCGTCCTGCAGGAGTGCGCCGACTGCTCGAGAAGCGACTGGAGAAGACGGAGAAGGAGATCATCGATCGAGCGGCCGACAGGATCTATCCGGAGATCAGGGCCAGGATCGCCGCCCACTGCCTCGACATCGAGGAACACCGCTCCACGAGCCGCGAGAGTGGATTGACACCGGTGATCATGGCCTCGTGCCTGGTGAGAGGCACAGAGATCACGGCGCTTGGAGCCGAGCTCACCGCGCTCAAGAAGGCTCAGCCTGCTCTGTCCATCCGCTTCCTCGGCCCGTGGCCGCCGTATTCCTTCGCCGACGTCTCCATCGGCAAGGAGGGAAACCCGAACGGCTCTGCACCGGACGCACCGACGCCGAACCCGCAGGGGGAGCGAACATGA
- a CDS encoding gas vesicle protein K yields the protein MALNVNEESLKHGVLTLVVTLVEVIQEALETQAVRRMEGGDLTEDEQNRLGEALLELDEAMDQIKDQHGITGSVDDLHRGLDDVVDEVVDKLINPARWAEENGKGVE from the coding sequence ATGGCGCTGAACGTCAATGAGGAGAGCCTCAAACACGGAGTGCTCACCCTCGTCGTCACGCTCGTCGAGGTGATCCAAGAGGCCCTCGAGACCCAAGCCGTGCGCCGGATGGAAGGCGGGGACCTCACCGAGGACGAGCAGAACCGCCTCGGCGAGGCCCTCCTCGAACTCGATGAGGCGATGGACCAGATCAAGGACCAGCACGGAATCACCGGCTCCGTCGACGATCTGCATCGGGGTCTCGACGACGTCGTCGATGAAGTCGTCGACAAGCTCATCAATCCGGCAAGATGGGCCGAGGAGAACGGAAAGGGAGTCGAATGA
- a CDS encoding gas vesicle protein, whose translation MTGDASMQPTRDPRATLPDLIEVLLNKGVHLNLDLIISVADIPLIGVNLRATIAGIETMIEYGMMQQWDRDTREWVQRAVRTHLPLAADEEILAKMAGGHYQDNFYRTWRPGSAYLTTQRLIIHRRDPAETLWQTRLDAIASVSPLRESSIGGEERTRILVGLKDGSEAVLSALEPDRLISLVQARLGRAEGASSSTPEATAEDRPLREGRMWFLETLSTGSTWRGGQAQLSNTELTWRSPMDGRARVRISPEQLLDIRREERSNPTDERRVLILETADSTITLAADDAGAWFAGLDKWRTGPGDRRSAPLEATMSPGRNPDDRVGEGAAPWR comes from the coding sequence ATGACCGGAGACGCGAGCATGCAGCCCACCCGGGACCCGCGGGCAACCTTGCCCGATCTCATCGAAGTGCTCCTCAACAAGGGGGTCCATCTCAACCTCGACCTCATCATCTCGGTCGCGGACATCCCGCTCATCGGAGTCAACCTGCGCGCCACGATCGCGGGAATCGAGACGATGATCGAGTACGGGATGATGCAACAGTGGGACCGCGACACCAGGGAGTGGGTGCAGAGAGCGGTCCGCACACATCTGCCGCTGGCCGCGGACGAGGAGATCCTCGCCAAGATGGCCGGAGGGCACTATCAGGACAACTTCTATCGAACGTGGCGGCCCGGCAGCGCCTATCTCACCACCCAGCGTCTCATCATCCATCGACGTGACCCTGCGGAGACACTGTGGCAGACGCGCCTGGACGCGATCGCCTCGGTCTCCCCGCTTCGCGAGTCCTCCATCGGAGGCGAAGAGCGCACGCGCATCCTCGTCGGGCTCAAGGACGGCAGCGAGGCGGTCCTTTCGGCCCTCGAGCCCGATCGCCTCATCTCCCTGGTCCAGGCTCGGCTCGGCCGGGCCGAGGGCGCCTCATCCTCGACTCCGGAGGCGACGGCGGAGGATCGGCCTCTGCGAGAGGGTCGGATGTGGTTTCTCGAGACTCTGTCGACCGGGAGCACGTGGCGCGGCGGGCAGGCGCAGCTTTCGAACACGGAACTGACCTGGAGGTCGCCGATGGACGGGCGCGCACGAGTGAGGATCTCACCCGAGCAGCTGCTAGACATCCGCCGCGAGGAGCGCAGCAACCCGACCGACGAACGGCGGGTCCTCATCCTCGAGACCGCGGACTCGACCATCACCCTGGCCGCAGACGACGCCGGCGCGTGGTTCGCCGGACTCGACAAGTGGCGGACCGGGCCCGGTGACAGGCGTTCCGCGCCGCTCGAGGCCACCATGTCACCAGGCCGCAACCCCGACGACCGTGTCGGAGAAGGAGCAGCACCATGGCGCTGA
- a CDS encoding gas vesicle protein → MNQPNDAMQPQRSQEGTLLHVVETLLDKGLVLNADIMVSVAGVELLGIRIRAALASFETAARYGLDFPAGTDRETVAWKEAVEQKDTCPECGKRSELAQLMNDYCPWCGWQSARSKRIEAGEPAQLDSDDDS, encoded by the coding sequence ATGAATCAGCCGAACGATGCGATGCAGCCGCAGCGCAGCCAGGAGGGCACGCTGCTGCACGTCGTGGAGACGCTGCTGGACAAAGGTCTGGTCCTCAACGCGGACATCATGGTCTCCGTGGCCGGTGTCGAGCTGCTGGGCATCCGGATCAGAGCCGCCCTCGCCTCCTTCGAAACCGCGGCCCGCTATGGACTGGACTTCCCAGCGGGCACGGATCGGGAGACCGTCGCGTGGAAGGAAGCGGTCGAGCAGAAGGACACCTGTCCGGAGTGCGGGAAGCGCTCCGAGCTCGCACAGCTGATGAACGACTACTGCCCCTGGTGCGGTTGGCAGAGCGCGCGGTCGAAGCGGATCGAGGCCGGGGAGCCGGCCCAGTTGGACTCCGACGACGACAGCTGA
- a CDS encoding gas vesicle protein, whose protein sequence is MSEEPRADGKSATDASEKRDRKSSENVTEGSSRRSSASTSAAREKSASSSHEKPTSSSHEKSASSARERPKASSRSESGSQGATGKRISAVRAVKKAIEQFGTLTGRPPESVVGTRWKDDHWSVRLEVVESRRIPDSADLLAEYEVELDADGELMAYDRKDRYVRGRPSE, encoded by the coding sequence ATGAGCGAAGAACCCAGAGCAGATGGGAAATCTGCGACAGACGCGAGCGAGAAGCGTGACCGGAAATCGAGCGAGAACGTGACGGAGGGGTCGTCCCGCCGCTCGTCCGCCTCGACATCAGCGGCACGTGAGAAGTCGGCATCGTCATCACACGAGAAGCCGACATCGTCATCGCACGAGAAGTCGGCGTCATCGGCACGGGAGAGGCCGAAGGCGTCCTCGCGCTCGGAGAGCGGCTCTCAGGGCGCGACCGGCAAGAGGATCTCTGCGGTCAGAGCGGTGAAGAAGGCGATCGAGCAGTTCGGCACCCTCACGGGCAGGCCTCCCGAGTCCGTGGTCGGCACGAGGTGGAAGGACGACCACTGGTCCGTGCGTCTGGAGGTCGTGGAATCGCGACGGATTCCCGACAGCGCGGATCTGCTGGCCGAATACGAGGTCGAGCTCGATGCGGATGGCGAGCTCATGGCCTATGACAGGAAGGATCGCTACGTCCGCGGCCGGCCGAGCGAGTGA
- a CDS encoding gas vesicle protein GvpG codes for MGLLSAVFGAPLAPLKGTVWVAEQVRGEAEKRYFDPGAIRRQLEEVAGARERGSISDDEADALERELVGRLLEGRRRRTEEDR; via the coding sequence ATGGGACTTCTGTCAGCAGTCTTCGGTGCTCCCTTGGCACCGCTCAAGGGAACCGTATGGGTCGCCGAGCAGGTCAGAGGAGAAGCCGAGAAGCGCTATTTCGATCCCGGTGCCATCCGGCGCCAGCTGGAAGAGGTCGCTGGGGCACGTGAACGCGGATCGATCAGTGATGACGAAGCCGATGCCCTCGAGCGTGAGCTCGTCGGACGACTGCTCGAGGGCCGTCGGCGCAGAACCGAGGAGGACCGATGA
- a CDS encoding GvpL/GvpF family gas vesicle protein, with the protein MSEEGAPSADRYLYGIVRAGAELPTGPDGVQGNALAIVESGAVAAVVTELADSGMLGTPEALQNHSVVLDELAEKQPVLPLAFGTVVPGDTDIAEEVLAPQAEAFAEALEQLSGCTQFTLRITFDRDAILREIVSGNPEVAELRERISGTSEDETRNERIRLGEIVVTTMESWRRTEAPPILEQIRSATVETAMREVGQAEDVAEVAVLVRRDAIDEFDSVIEELAEANRERMRFRLIGPQAPYDFVPEM; encoded by the coding sequence ATGAGTGAAGAAGGCGCACCCTCGGCAGATCGGTATCTGTACGGGATCGTACGCGCCGGTGCCGAGCTGCCGACCGGGCCCGACGGGGTGCAGGGCAATGCCCTCGCTATCGTCGAGTCCGGGGCAGTTGCGGCCGTGGTCACGGAACTCGCGGACAGTGGGATGCTGGGCACTCCCGAAGCTCTGCAGAACCACAGCGTCGTCCTCGACGAGCTGGCCGAGAAGCAACCGGTGTTGCCGCTCGCATTCGGCACCGTGGTGCCGGGAGACACCGATATCGCCGAGGAGGTTCTCGCTCCGCAGGCGGAGGCCTTCGCCGAGGCGCTCGAACAGCTGTCCGGATGCACGCAGTTCACCCTGAGGATCACCTTCGATCGAGACGCGATACTGCGGGAGATCGTCAGCGGTAACCCCGAGGTCGCCGAGCTGAGGGAGAGGATCAGCGGCACGAGCGAAGACGAGACGAGGAACGAACGTATCCGGCTCGGAGAGATCGTGGTCACGACGATGGAGAGCTGGAGAAGGACCGAAGCTCCTCCGATACTCGAGCAGATCCGCTCCGCGACAGTCGAGACGGCGATGCGGGAAGTCGGCCAGGCCGAGGACGTCGCCGAGGTGGCGGTGCTGGTTCGCAGGGACGCCATCGACGAATTCGACTCCGTCATCGAGGAGTTGGCGGAGGCGAACCGGGAGCGGATGAGATTCCGGCTGATCGGACCGCAGGCACCCTACGACTTCGTCCCCGAGATGTAG
- the gvpJ gene encoding gas vesicle protein GvpJ encodes MSTSTVERSRGSYVDRPSSSSLADVIEIILDKGLVIDAYVRVSLVGIEVLTIDARIVIASVDTYLRFAEATNRLDLTQQGGRDLPEMMGGMMENGSKGKTQGAVEGIKDALTSDDSDDDSGESSSQEKSRRRTKRPARSSSESE; translated from the coding sequence ATGAGCACCAGCACTGTTGAACGATCACGCGGCAGCTACGTCGACCGTCCGTCGTCGAGTTCGCTTGCAGACGTCATCGAGATCATCCTCGACAAGGGCCTGGTCATCGATGCATACGTACGCGTCTCCCTGGTGGGGATCGAGGTCCTCACGATCGACGCACGCATCGTCATCGCCAGCGTGGACACCTATCTGCGCTTCGCCGAGGCGACGAACCGGCTCGATCTGACACAGCAGGGCGGACGCGACCTACCGGAGATGATGGGCGGAATGATGGAGAACGGCTCTAAGGGCAAGACCCAGGGAGCTGTGGAAGGCATCAAGGACGCCCTCACCTCGGACGACTCCGATGACGACTCGGGCGAGAGTTCGAGTCAGGAGAAATCACGTCGCCGGACCAAACGCCCGGCGCGCAGCTCCTCGGAGTCCGAATGA
- a CDS encoding SRPBCC family protein, whose product MSDDSIFSGLRQQAGDFAKTLGRKAVNSVGDRVEKFADRLDGMGDGAAPAAQAGAEEIAEGESPAKAALSAATTGVKEKVKGLFGGGSSGSGGSGDFKFSNIVETAEVGVPLNVAYNAFTMFEDWPDFMKKVENVERTDDVTLSIKGQAVWSHRTWEATITEQVPDSHIVWESTGEKGYISGSISFHEVAPRLTRIIAVGEYHKQGFVEGVGALWFTVPRRFRLELKFFVHHVMRQIMLDPDSVEGWRGEIRDGELVTSHEDGLEEEQEQAEGSEDESAEDQDADVDSGADETDPDDSEAEESDLEPAEGEAEEEYEEEPAEDYEDEEPAEADDAEPAEDYEEEPEAADEPVEYEESEEPEDEERR is encoded by the coding sequence ATGAGTGATGATTCGATCTTCAGCGGCCTCAGGCAGCAGGCCGGAGACTTCGCCAAGACCCTCGGACGCAAGGCGGTCAACTCCGTCGGGGACAGGGTCGAGAAGTTCGCAGACCGTCTCGACGGTATGGGCGATGGTGCAGCGCCTGCGGCCCAGGCTGGTGCGGAGGAGATCGCTGAGGGCGAGTCACCGGCGAAAGCGGCACTGTCTGCGGCGACGACCGGCGTCAAGGAGAAAGTCAAGGGTCTGTTCGGAGGCGGCTCGAGCGGTTCGGGCGGCTCCGGTGATTTCAAGTTCTCCAACATCGTGGAGACCGCAGAGGTCGGTGTCCCGCTGAACGTGGCCTACAACGCGTTCACGATGTTCGAGGACTGGCCCGATTTCATGAAGAAGGTCGAGAACGTCGAACGCACCGATGATGTCACCCTCAGCATCAAGGGCCAGGCGGTCTGGTCGCATCGAACCTGGGAAGCCACGATCACCGAGCAGGTTCCCGACTCCCATATCGTATGGGAATCGACCGGCGAGAAGGGCTACATCAGCGGCAGCATCTCCTTCCACGAAGTCGCACCCAGGCTGACCCGGATCATTGCGGTGGGCGAGTACCACAAGCAGGGCTTCGTGGAAGGCGTCGGTGCCCTGTGGTTCACCGTTCCCCGCCGTTTCCGCCTCGAACTGAAGTTCTTCGTCCACCACGTGATGCGTCAGATCATGCTCGATCCCGACAGCGTCGAGGGCTGGCGCGGAGAGATCCGCGACGGTGAGCTCGTCACCTCCCACGAGGACGGCCTCGAGGAGGAGCAGGAGCAAGCTGAAGGCAGCGAGGATGAGTCCGCCGAGGATCAGGACGCGGATGTCGACTCCGGTGCGGACGAGACAGATCCCGACGATTCGGAGGCGGAGGAGTCCGATCTCGAGCCCGCCGAGGGCGAAGCCGAAGAGGAGTATGAGGAGGAACCGGCAGAGGACTACGAGGACGAGGAACCGGCCGAGGCAGACGACGCGGAGCCCGCAGAGGACTACGAGGAGGAACCGGAAGCCGCTGACGAGCCCGTGGAATACGAGGAATCCGAAGAACCAGAAGACGAGGAACGCCGCTGA
- a CDS encoding YbdK family carboxylate-amine ligase: MSEFGIEEEFLLVDRHSLLPARSKSSLQEVEDAVSPNSGEACAEWLPGQIEFATPVLTTADEAVESLHAFRRSLSTASRVRDLFAVGLGTAPQISGAPAGVSDGSRYREFADLAPGIAADQYVNGMHVHVDIPDREAGLRALNGLRRWIPVLTALSANSPLWRGADSGFASWRSIHYRRWVVFGIPPHFHDLDDYDAQIAAALRSDVVFDEATLGWLVRLSPTHRTVEVRTCDVQLDTAATVTIALLIRALADVAMDDPDTDAVPANLLNIAHWQAARFGLTGMLMDPDTHTSVPAAKVVRKAFQRARPALTRTQDIPHVHQGLRRLVNQGTGSEKQRRIAARKGVGGLLEYAAHRLTDSSQDVFEQSPMAP, translated from the coding sequence ATGAGCGAATTCGGCATCGAGGAGGAATTCCTCCTCGTCGATCGACATTCACTTCTGCCTGCTCGATCGAAGAGCAGCTTGCAGGAGGTAGAGGACGCGGTGAGCCCGAACAGCGGAGAAGCCTGTGCCGAATGGCTGCCCGGGCAGATCGAGTTCGCCACTCCCGTCCTGACCACGGCTGACGAGGCGGTCGAATCGCTGCACGCTTTTCGCCGCAGCCTCTCGACAGCGTCTCGGGTGCGCGATCTGTTCGCTGTCGGCCTCGGCACAGCGCCTCAGATCTCGGGCGCCCCGGCAGGCGTCAGTGATGGCAGTCGCTACCGTGAGTTCGCGGACCTGGCGCCCGGGATCGCAGCCGATCAGTACGTCAACGGCATGCATGTCCATGTCGACATCCCCGACCGGGAAGCAGGACTGAGGGCACTCAACGGCCTGCGCAGATGGATTCCCGTGCTCACCGCGTTGAGCGCGAATTCTCCTCTCTGGCGCGGAGCCGACAGCGGCTTCGCCAGCTGGCGTTCCATCCACTACCGGCGGTGGGTCGTCTTCGGCATTCCGCCTCACTTCCACGACCTCGACGACTACGATGCGCAGATCGCTGCTGCGCTGCGATCGGACGTGGTGTTCGACGAGGCGACTCTGGGTTGGCTGGTCCGGCTCTCACCCACGCACAGGACCGTCGAAGTCCGGACCTGTGACGTGCAGCTGGACACCGCGGCCACTGTGACCATCGCACTGCTCATTCGTGCGCTCGCGGATGTCGCGATGGACGACCCGGACACGGACGCGGTCCCTGCGAATCTGCTGAACATCGCTCATTGGCAGGCTGCACGCTTCGGACTGACGGGAATGCTCATGGACCCCGACACACATACGAGTGTCCCGGCTGCAAAGGTAGTCCGAAAGGCGTTCCAACGCGCACGACCGGCCCTCACACGAACCCAGGACATTCCCCATGTTCACCAAGGACTCCGCCGTCTGGTCAACCAGGGCACCGGTTCCGAGAAGCAGCGCCGGATCGCAGCGAGAAAGGGGGTAGGAGGCCTGTTGGAATACGCCGCACACAGATTGACAGACAGTTCTCAGGATGTATTCGAGCAATCGCCAATGGCCCCCTGA